The Toxoplasma gondii ME49 chromosome XII, whole genome shotgun sequence genome includes a region encoding these proteins:
- a CDS encoding tetratricopeptide repeat-containing protein (encoded by transcript TGME49_249480), giving the protein MEDLSNAMLARLQALKEEGNAEFKRGKFESAIEAYSRCLDDASDTLDKEPDVLGGACAASLSSSDSQVAEPRKESPAILKRVAELKAQILCNRALCYQRTKQFAAAEADCTRAIALHPAYVKSYYRRAVALDAQGRRKECVEDLQTCLRLQPGNKEAQEMLAGVRDKVMKEEETRVEEQLPENLLTAGLNDVLTASKRVASLRQLGAFVQERKLRRQFLRDGGLRRVAVALKSQMDSELEGNGQPHRSLESLPETTASDPVASEESKSSADAVLPVSVEAACWELLLSVVQQHQADDEDDANKALQTSVEAVNAPLQVDAPVLECRQALSGLWTPNDFLVRLRQLLRAGVARSDGLAATAANEEAGKLRTVWRGEACDRLLRTMGCVVQLQAAQFDEDASFLEACAAGLECIDSREVQRAAVAALVGVADARRRLGGRVAAVRLRHGLEKCLEDALQVVSDAEHELAGEDARSQLATASKKSDRLEAVSRLQGQTEYLIITLIALLADKDRGKEEPPDMSRLVDQLLSPYFRPCADPEESVVTLTVGLKALRLILTAAREVARAYLISASSILPYLLAAAAGGVGTAQSGAAGTAAHRRQQEAALEVLLACMDFPELRATLLEANAVPVFAKVCSESANVGCWMRARLAAALARLSVHDEDVRIQVFDSIDFYDVLDVLVSEIRAAGGDGRQVAEPSTEAKNAQKGQPMAVGEETFRFLLEIFFFLSLHGDFKARLVTGKKGARVLRTLLQVANGAGKKGASSSLTRYLLLQSLCNIMRSREDRQRQRRRKGEVGSPLADVDDEQLQQLEELFKKLPEGAKPAANGEVDLGDKALATQLRDMLLDLNVVHAIAVNVCATPPPSSNVLCAAAQALKFLCEDSRHRGRAVQEGGIRTLLVAASGLEEFPDDQRNARQAAAQLCITTNPALFSYRESLDLVPCLAPLLKDRHELLQYEGALALTNLCALSEEVRMRAWLGGVWEGFEDLMFGENELLRAAGLEGWCNLSASPTVQAEIGKKMERFAAEKQEVQDVKLLLAFTRETNNPRAQSAAVAALAMLLANEKVARCLPAYSLFGNLALSLEEAKAEQEALIVRCVSALYNVWIELSSSEAGTETRMQIVKTLQRNQQKLTGDAQHLAKEVLTAELSQTNTHTKESTPDSS; this is encoded by the coding sequence ATGGAGGATTTGTCAAACGCTATGTTAGCTCGCCTCCAGGCGctgaaagaggaaggaaatgCGGAGTTTAAGCGGGGCAAGTTCGAGTCCGCGATCGAAGCGTATTCGCGATGCCTGGATGATGCCTCAGACACTCTGGATAAAGAACCAGACGTCCTGGGAGGCGCGTGTGCGGCcagcctctcttcctccgacTCTCAGGTCGCAGAACCTCGCAAAGAAAGCCCTGCCATTCTGAAGCGCGTGGCCGAACTGAAGGCGCAAATCCTGTGCAATCGCGCCCTGTGCTACCAGCGGACGAAGCAGTTCGCGGCGGCCGAGGCGGACTGTACGCGCGCCATCGCTCTCCACCCGGCCTACGTGAAGAGTTACTACCGACGCGCGGTTGCGCTGGACGCCCAGGGAAGGCGTAAAGAGTGTGTGGAGGATCTGCAGACGTGTCTGCGCCTGCAGCCTGGAAACaaggaggcgcaggagaTGCTCGCGGGGGTTCGCGACAAGGTGatgaaggaggaggagacgcgcgtcGAAGAGCAGCTGCCCGAGAACCTGCTGACTGCCGGCCTCAACGACGTGCTCACGGCCTCGAAGCGAGTCGCCTCCCTTCGCCAACTCGGCGCCTTCGTTCAGGAGCGGAAGCTGCGGCGTCAGTTCCTTCGAGACGGCGGTCTGCGACGCGTTGCCGTTGCCCTGAAGAGCCAAATGGACAGTGAGCTCGAGGGCAACGGCCAGCCTCACCGGTCGCTCGAGTCTCTTCCGGAGACCACGGCCTCGGACCCCGTGGCTTCTGAAGAGAGCAAAAGCAGCGCAGACGCCGTTCTCCCCGTCAGCGTCGAAGCAGCGTGCTGGGAGTTGCTCTTGTCCGTCGTCCAGCAGCACCAGgcggacgacgaagacgacgcaaaCAAGGCTCTGCAGACCTCTGTGGAGGCCGTGAACGCGCCGCTTCAGGTCGACGCGCCGGTCCTCGAGTGCCGCCAAGCTCTCTCCGGCCTCTGGACTCCCAACGACTTCCTCGTGCGTCTGCGGCAGCTCCTGCGTGCAGGCGTCGCGCGCTCCGACGGCCTCGCTGCGACCGCCGCGAACGAAGAAGCTGGGAAACTGCGGACCGTCTGGCGCGGCGAAGCCTGTGACAGGCTCCTGCGCACGATGGGCTGCGTGGTGCAGCTGCAGGCGGCGCAGTTCGACGAGGAcgcctccttcctcgagGCCTGCGCCGCCGGCCTGGAGTGTATAGACTCCCGAGAGGTCCAGCGCGCGGCTGTCGCGGCGCTTGTGGGCGTCGCAGACGCGCGGCGCCGCCTGGGCGGCAGAGTTGCGGCCGTGCGGCTGCGGCATGGACTCGAAAAGTGTCTCGAGGACGCCTTGCAGGTCGTCTCGGACGCAGAACACGAACTCGCGGGCGAAGACGCTCGCTCTCAGCTGGCCACCGCGTCCAAGAAAAGCGACAGACTTGAAGCGGTGAGTCGTCTACAGGGCCAGACCGAGTACTTGATCATCACGCTaatcgctcttctcgcagacaAAGACCGCGGCAAGGAGGAGCCTCCCGACATGAGTCGCCTGGTCGACCAGCTGCTGTCGCCGTACTTCCGGCCGTGCGCAGACCCCGAGGAGAGCGTCGTCACCCTGACAGTTGGGTTGAAGGCGCTGCGTTTGATTCTGACTGCGGCGCGCGAAGTTGCGCGGGCGTACCTGATTTCCGCGTCTTCGATTCTCCCCTACCTCCTGGCTGCCGCCGCGGGCGGTGTAGGTACAGCGCAGAGCGGGGCCGCGGGGACTGCAGCGCATCGGCGCCAGCAGGAAGCTGCATTGGAGGTCTTGCTGGCCTGCATGGATTTCCCAGAACTGCGTGCGACGTTGCTCGAGGCGAACGCGGTGCCGGTCTTCGCGAAAGTGTGCAGCGAGAGCGCGAATGTCGGGTGTTGGATGAGGGCGCGTCTGGCGGCTGCACTCGCTCGGCTGTCTGTTCACGACGAGGACGTCCGGATCCAGGTATTTGACTCGATCGACTTCTACGACGTCCTCGATGTGCTCGTGTCGGAAATTCGCGCGGCAGGTGGCGACGGCCGCCAGGTTGCGGAGCCGAGCACCGAAGCCAAGAACGCGCAGAAAGGCCAGCCGATGGCTGTTGGAGAGGAGACGTTTCGGTTTCTGCTTgagatcttcttcttcctcagtctCCACGGCGACTTCAAAGCGCGGCTCGTGACCGGGAAGAAGGGCGCGAGGGTGCTGCGGACGCTCCTGCAAGTTGCGAACGGGGCTGGGAAAAAAGGCGCTTCTTCGAGTCTGACGCGGTATCTCCTTCTCCAGAGTCTGTGCAACATCATGCGGTCGCGAGAAgaccgacagagacagcggagaaggaaaggcgaggtCGGAAGTCCACTTGCAGACGTTGATGacgagcagctgcagcagctcgaGGAGTTGTTCAAGAAGCTGCCGGAAGGCGCGAAGCCGGCTGCGAACGGCGAGGTCGATCTCGGAGACAAGGCCCTCGCAACGCAGCTCCGCGACATGCTCCTAGACCTGAACGTGGTTCATGCAATCGCCGTGAACGTCTGCGCGACCCCGCCGCCGTCTTCCAACGTCCTGTGTGCCGCGGCGCAGGCGCTGAAGTTCCTTTGCGAGGACTCGCGGCACCGAGGCAGAGCTGTTCAGGAGGGGGGCATTCGGACGCTCTTGGTGGCCGCGAGTGGGCTCGAGGAATTCCCAGACGACCAGAGGAACGCGCGACAAGCTGCGGCGCAGCTCTGCATCACCACCAACCCGGCCCTGTTCTCTTACCGCGAGAGCTTAGACCTCGTCCCCTGCCTCGCGCCGCTTCTCAAGGACCGCCACGAGTTGCTGCAGTACGAAGGCGCGCTCGCGTTGACGAATCTCTGTGCCCTCAGCGAGGAGGTCCGCATGCGTGCGTGGCTCGGCGGCGTCTGGGAAGGCTTCGAGGACCTCATGTTCGGGGAGAATGAGTTGCTGCGCGCCGCGGGGTTGGAGGGATGGTGCAACTTGTCGGCCTCGCCGACGGTCCAAGCGGAGATCGGGAAGAAGATGGAACGTTTCGCGGCGGAGAAACAAGAAGTTCAAGATGTGAAACTCTTGCTCGCGTTCACGCGGGAAACGAACAACCCTCGTGCGCAGTCCGCCGCCGTCGCGGCTCTCGCGATGCTTCTCGCGAACGAGAAGGTCGCGCGCTGTCTTCCGGCCTACAGCCTCTTTGGCAACCTCGCTTTGAGCctcgaggaagcgaaggccgAGCAGGAAGCTCTGATCGTGAGGTGCGTCTCCGCCCTCTACAACGTCTGGATCGAGTTGAGCAGTTCTGAGGCGGGAACTGAGACCCGCATGCAGATCGTGAAAACCCTGCagagaaaccaacaaaaacTCACTGGAGACGCGCAACACCTCGCCAAGGAAGTCCTCACGGCAGAACTCTCCcaaacaaacacacacacgaaAGAATCCACCCCAGACTCAAGCTAA